The Tindallia magadiensis genome includes a window with the following:
- the gcvH gene encoding glycine cleavage system protein GcvH, whose translation MREMEKLLFTSEHEWVDVQGDEMYMGITDFASKALGDIVFVELPEVDETYEKGDAFGVIESVKAAADMYIPVDGTVLEINTELEDDPGQINQDPLANWFVKIKISDKSQLDELMKPEDYQRFCEEEA comes from the coding sequence ATGAGAGAAATGGAAAAATTATTATTTACCAGCGAGCATGAATGGGTGGATGTTCAGGGAGACGAAATGTATATGGGCATTACTGACTTTGCCTCCAAAGCTTTAGGAGACATTGTATTTGTTGAATTACCAGAAGTTGATGAAACCTATGAAAAAGGAGATGCTTTTGGTGTTATTGAATCGGTTAAGGCTGCTGCTGATATGTATATACCAGTAGATGGAACGGTTCTTGAAATCAATACAGAGCTTGAAGATGACCCTGGTCAAATTAATCAGGATCCGTTAGCTAATTGGTTTGTAAAAATTAAAATCAGCGACAAATCTCAATTAGATGAGTTGATGAAACCGGAGGACTATCAAAGATTCTGCGAAGAGGAGGCGTAA
- the gcvT gene encoding glycine cleavage system aminomethyltransferase GcvT — MTEEKRTPLYQWHDANGGKMVEYAGWQMPVQYEGLMSEHHAVRQKAGMFDVSHMGEVRVKGKEALSFIQHLLTNDFSSMKDGEILYTFMCYPEGGVVDDLLVYRFTQDEYLLVINAGNVQKDLDWINEKAQNFEVDVIDESDRTGELAIQGPLAEEITQNVTDENLSEIKFFNFKDHVTIAGVKCLISRTGYTGEDGFEIYTNWDELETVWKALMKAGEDKGIQPAGLGCRDTLRFEAGLPLYGHEISKDISPIEAGYGFFVKLKKDDFIGLEALKKQKEAGIPRKLVGFELLGKGIPRSEYDVLLEGEKIGFVTTGYLSPTLNKNVGLALVDRKTIEGQDQIMIQIRKKQVEAKLIPTPFYRKNTKSKV, encoded by the coding sequence ATGACGGAAGAAAAACGAACACCGCTTTATCAGTGGCATGATGCCAATGGAGGTAAAATGGTGGAGTATGCAGGATGGCAGATGCCTGTTCAGTATGAAGGGCTGATGTCAGAGCACCACGCCGTTAGACAAAAAGCAGGTATGTTTGACGTATCCCATATGGGAGAAGTAAGGGTGAAGGGAAAAGAAGCACTGTCATTTATTCAGCACTTGCTAACGAATGACTTCTCTTCAATGAAAGATGGTGAAATACTGTATACCTTTATGTGCTATCCCGAAGGTGGGGTAGTAGACGACTTACTCGTATATCGATTTACTCAAGACGAGTATCTACTTGTTATTAATGCTGGAAATGTGCAGAAGGATCTGGATTGGATCAATGAGAAAGCCCAAAATTTTGAGGTGGATGTTATTGATGAGTCAGATAGGACAGGGGAACTTGCTATTCAGGGTCCGTTGGCAGAAGAAATTACTCAAAATGTTACGGATGAGAATCTATCTGAAATTAAATTTTTCAACTTTAAGGATCATGTAACAATCGCTGGTGTTAAGTGTCTTATTTCTAGGACTGGCTATACCGGTGAAGATGGGTTTGAGATATATACAAATTGGGATGAGTTAGAAACCGTATGGAAAGCTTTGATGAAGGCTGGTGAGGACAAAGGTATCCAACCCGCAGGATTAGGTTGCAGAGATACATTGCGTTTTGAGGCAGGACTTCCATTGTATGGGCATGAAATATCGAAGGATATTTCGCCAATTGAAGCAGGATATGGTTTTTTTGTTAAATTAAAAAAAGATGACTTTATTGGATTAGAGGCTCTTAAAAAACAAAAAGAAGCAGGGATTCCCAGAAAGTTAGTAGGCTTTGAACTGCTTGGTAAAGGGATTCCGAGAAGTGAGTACGATGTTTTATTGGAAGGTGAAAAGATAGGATTTGTGACGACAGGTTATTTATCACCAACATTGAATAAAAACGTAGGTTTGGCATTAGTAGATCGAAAAACCATAGAAGGACAGGACCAAATAATGATTCAAATACGAAAAAAACAGGTGGAAGCAAAATTAATACCGACCCCTTTTTACAGAAAGAATACTAAATCAAAAGTTTAA
- a CDS encoding ABC transporter ATP-binding protein, producing MKLLPFLKPYRWSLMIIFFLLMIISFLTTLPPWIMQYAIDEVLPSGDSNWLPLLALGILFVSLTEGILSFIQQVFSEYIGQKIIYSIRNQVFHHINQLSFSFYDKNRTGDLMSRIVSDADTLNRFISFGLLKVVTNTLILFWIFITLFYWNYLMGLLFLFLIPPMAHAMFTYANKVRPAFQKIRKHTGFLSSQAQENLAGIEVIKSFGNEAYQHNQFTEENEKLLNHTLAANKISAFWMPYAETLIGFFTGIVLLMGGLLASMDQISTGTLIAFLAYINMLRRPIRQTGFLLNLFSQSDAAASRILDLLNQKDSLTDVPNARNFKTLQHSIDLNHISFAYKDHLVLSNINLRINSGESIALIGPSGAGKTTLVHLLMRFYQPTKGNILIDNIPVSHYTLSSLRTKIGFVMQDPFLFNGSIEDNLRLGSPKATFQEVQQAAKEAQLDSFIQSLPSGYNSQIGERGVLLSGGQAQRLALARVLLKKPEILILDEPTSNIDSITDSAIMDTIAALMQDRTTITIAHRLSTIQKASRVFYLQKGFLIASGTHQELMKSSEDYKQFVSLNMKGSLSK from the coding sequence ATGAAACTTCTACCTTTTCTTAAACCTTACCGTTGGTCGTTAATGATTATCTTTTTTCTCTTGATGATCATTTCATTTCTAACCACTTTACCACCCTGGATCATGCAATACGCCATTGATGAAGTGTTGCCCAGCGGCGATTCCAATTGGTTACCTTTACTTGCTTTGGGAATTCTTTTTGTATCCCTTACGGAAGGTATCCTAAGCTTTATTCAGCAAGTTTTCAGTGAGTACATCGGTCAAAAGATCATTTATTCCATAAGAAACCAAGTTTTCCATCATATAAACCAACTTTCCTTTTCTTTTTATGATAAAAATCGAACAGGAGACTTAATGTCACGAATTGTTTCGGATGCTGACACCTTAAACCGCTTTATCAGCTTTGGTTTGCTGAAAGTAGTTACTAATACACTAATCCTCTTTTGGATTTTTATTACCTTGTTTTATTGGAATTACCTAATGGGTCTCCTTTTTTTATTTTTGATACCTCCTATGGCCCATGCCATGTTTACTTATGCTAATAAAGTCCGTCCTGCTTTTCAAAAGATAAGAAAGCATACCGGTTTCTTATCTTCTCAGGCTCAGGAAAATCTAGCCGGAATTGAGGTTATTAAAAGTTTTGGAAATGAAGCCTATCAGCATAACCAGTTTACAGAGGAAAACGAAAAATTACTTAACCATACCTTAGCCGCTAACAAAATCAGTGCTTTTTGGATGCCTTATGCCGAAACCTTGATTGGTTTTTTTACAGGCATTGTATTATTAATGGGAGGTTTGTTAGCCTCCATGGATCAAATCAGCACTGGAACTCTTATCGCTTTTTTAGCTTACATCAATATGTTGCGTCGCCCCATCCGCCAAACCGGATTCCTTCTCAATTTGTTTAGCCAGAGTGATGCGGCTGCCAGTAGAATCCTCGATCTTCTCAATCAAAAAGATTCATTGACCGATGTTCCAAATGCCAGAAATTTCAAAACTCTCCAACATTCAATAGACCTTAACCATATTTCGTTTGCTTACAAAGACCATCTGGTGTTATCTAATATTAACCTGCGAATTAATTCCGGCGAATCTATCGCATTGATAGGCCCTTCCGGCGCTGGTAAAACAACCTTAGTCCATTTGCTGATGCGATTCTATCAACCTACAAAGGGTAACATATTGATTGACAATATACCCGTTTCGCATTATACCCTTAGCAGCCTACGGACAAAAATAGGTTTTGTAATGCAAGATCCTTTTTTATTTAATGGAAGTATTGAAGACAATCTTCGCTTAGGTTCACCAAAGGCTACTTTTCAAGAAGTACAGCAAGCTGCCAAAGAAGCACAACTAGATTCTTTTATCCAATCCTTACCCTCCGGTTATAATAGCCAGATCGGCGAAAGAGGTGTTCTCCTTTCCGGTGGTCAGGCTCAACGTTTAGCTTTGGCTAGAGTACTGCTAAAAAAACCTGAAATATTAATTCTTGATGAACCCACTTCTAATATCGATAGCATCACTGATTCAGCAATTATGGACACCATTGCTGCCCTTATGCAAGATCGAACTACTATTACAATTGCTCACCGCCTTTCTACCATCCAAAAAGCTAGCCGGGTGTTTTACTTACAAAAGGGGTTTTTAATTGCTTCCGGAACTCATCAAGAGCTTATGAAAAGTAGTGAGGATTATAAACAGTTCGTATCCCTTAATATGAAAGGTTCTTTATCCAAATAA
- a CDS encoding ABC transporter ATP-binding protein yields MRGGFIGKYPDQENKKFQQTYFRKENWQFIFPIIQKNQKDLFLASFFSILYTITFLFPPYLIQRIIDDYILDGHPLGMTPWIILFFFLYASSWYFAYQQRIWSQSAGQKTVFEIRERLHKKLLELPISFHEKQQKGSLTSLLMNDVSALSSVITEGIIGLMSDVLTIIGITIIMYQMQPQLTLILLATAPIILLLMSFLGRHIREAFTNVREKMADLNAQVEENVSGIRVIQSLGIQDKSEAAFEQVSLGNFKAKLNAMIFLALLFPLMSLTTGIGNALLVWYGGLEVIAGSISIGIFAAFLAYIRKFYLPLKNFSDLYYTYLSALVSLNRIVDVMLLKSNTEPLYSTPRPFQHRILLHRLSFNYDSKMVLKNLSLEIQKGERVGIVGDSGSGKSTLVRLLTKLDQPASGYISFDECPIQEISDSIFRKMVAVIPQNTFLFADTIHKNILQGDPQATVDEVQQAAKKAKAHDMIMSLPQQYETILGEKGVGLSGGQRQLIAFSRALLRNPDILILDEATSSMDVFLENQLYQSMADVFENRTVVVITHRLRTLQGMDKIVLLQDGTIADCGNHCQLLSRNNDYRNLVEAGFRETSQNSISGFP; encoded by the coding sequence ATGCGCGGAGGTTTTATCGGTAAATATCCTGATCAAGAGAATAAAAAATTCCAGCAAACGTATTTTCGAAAAGAAAATTGGCAGTTTATATTCCCTATTATTCAAAAAAATCAAAAGGACTTATTTCTTGCTTCATTTTTCAGCATACTTTATACGATTACTTTCCTTTTCCCGCCTTACCTGATACAGAGAATTATTGATGATTATATTTTAGATGGTCATCCATTAGGCATGACTCCCTGGATTATCTTGTTTTTCTTTCTATACGCTTCCTCCTGGTATTTCGCTTATCAACAGCGTATTTGGAGTCAGTCCGCTGGTCAAAAAACTGTTTTTGAGATTAGGGAGCGTCTCCACAAAAAACTCCTTGAACTTCCGATCAGTTTTCACGAAAAACAACAGAAAGGCTCTCTTACCTCATTGTTGATGAACGATGTTTCCGCGCTGTCTTCCGTCATAACAGAAGGTATTATTGGCTTAATGAGTGATGTATTAACAATTATTGGCATTACTATTATTATGTATCAGATGCAGCCACAGTTAACACTGATTTTATTGGCTACTGCCCCTATTATTTTGCTACTAATGTCTTTTTTAGGACGTCATATCCGAGAAGCATTTACAAATGTGCGAGAAAAAATGGCCGACCTAAATGCCCAAGTAGAAGAAAATGTAAGTGGGATCCGTGTCATTCAATCTTTGGGTATTCAAGATAAAAGCGAAGCTGCCTTTGAGCAGGTTAGCCTTGGAAATTTCAAAGCAAAATTAAACGCCATGATTTTTTTAGCATTACTTTTTCCGCTAATGTCCTTAACAACCGGTATTGGAAATGCTCTTTTAGTCTGGTATGGCGGTTTAGAGGTTATTGCCGGTTCTATTAGTATTGGTATTTTTGCAGCTTTTTTGGCCTACATTCGAAAATTTTACCTTCCGCTAAAAAATTTTAGTGATTTATATTATACATACTTATCAGCGTTAGTTTCTCTCAACAGAATCGTTGATGTGATGCTGCTGAAAAGTAATACGGAACCCCTATATTCCACACCTCGTCCTTTCCAACATCGAATCTTATTACATCGTTTGTCTTTTAACTACGATTCAAAAATGGTCCTTAAAAATCTTTCTTTAGAAATACAAAAAGGAGAACGCGTCGGCATTGTCGGAGACAGTGGTTCCGGAAAATCAACTTTAGTGCGTTTATTGACCAAGCTTGATCAACCTGCTAGTGGTTATATTTCTTTTGATGAATGCCCGATTCAGGAAATCTCTGATTCTATTTTTCGAAAAATGGTGGCCGTTATCCCTCAAAACACCTTTTTATTTGCCGATACCATCCATAAAAATATTTTACAGGGCGATCCTCAAGCTACTGTTGACGAGGTGCAGCAAGCTGCAAAAAAAGCGAAAGCTCATGATATGATCATGAGCTTACCTCAACAGTATGAAACGATATTAGGCGAAAAAGGTGTTGGTCTTTCCGGTGGCCAGCGCCAACTTATTGCTTTTTCCAGAGCCTTGCTAAGAAATCCGGATATTCTTATCTTAGACGAAGCCACTTCCAGTATGGATGTTTTTCTGGAAAATCAATTGTACCAATCCATGGCAGATGTTTTCGAAAATCGCACCGTAGTGGTTATTACCCATCGCCTTCGTACTCTGCAAGGAATGGATAAAATAGTCCTGCTCCAAGATGGAACTATTGCTGACTGCGGAAACCATTGTCAGTTATTATCCCGAAATAATGATTATAGAAACTTGGTGGAAGCCGGATTCAGAGAGACATCTCAAAACTCAATTTCCGGTTTTCCATAA
- a CDS encoding late competence development ComFB family protein: MLQNHTETLVREVLGEYKSKETVCECEQCENDIVAIVLNKMPPKYFLSDASEGEKISYVLDKKLRFEALIQLTEAVKLAYDKNHS, encoded by the coding sequence ATGTTGCAAAATCATACAGAGACTTTAGTGAGAGAAGTCTTGGGAGAGTATAAAAGTAAAGAAACTGTTTGTGAGTGTGAGCAATGCGAAAATGATATTGTTGCAATAGTACTTAATAAGATGCCACCTAAATATTTTCTTTCAGATGCATCAGAAGGTGAAAAAATATCCTATGTTTTGGATAAAAAACTTCGGTTTGAAGCTTTGATTCAGCTAACCGAAGCTGTTAAACTTGCTTATGATAAAAACCACTCATAA
- a CDS encoding family 1 encapsulin nanocompartment shell protein produces MDILKRDLAPLTQEAWDEIDETAVDVLKTHLSARRVVKVQGPKGWDYTVIPEGRLSVLEKEENNVHSGQYEVKPLVETRISFKLDRWEMDNITRGARDIKLDALEEAMEKIAIFEENAIYNGYQKGGIKGLVESSGQDTISFGHKGEEILEALSVAVLKMKEAYEDGPFTLVVGEEGWKRVNKGMEGYPLIKRIEKLIGGSVVYSSVLEGALLLPQDHDDLEMLVGGDFSIGYESHDAHSVTLFAAESFTFRVLDPDIIIPFSM; encoded by the coding sequence ATGGATATATTAAAACGTGATTTAGCTCCATTAACCCAAGAAGCTTGGGATGAAATTGATGAAACAGCGGTGGATGTCTTAAAAACCCATCTGTCTGCTAGAAGAGTAGTAAAGGTACAAGGGCCAAAAGGCTGGGATTATACGGTTATTCCCGAGGGTAGGCTATCCGTATTGGAGAAGGAAGAGAACAATGTTCATAGTGGACAATATGAAGTCAAGCCGCTGGTAGAAACAAGGATTTCTTTTAAGTTGGATCGTTGGGAAATGGATAATATTACCAGAGGTGCCAGAGATATTAAGTTAGATGCTTTGGAAGAAGCAATGGAGAAGATAGCTATTTTTGAAGAAAATGCTATCTACAACGGGTATCAAAAAGGTGGTATTAAAGGATTAGTAGAAAGTTCAGGGCAGGATACTATTTCTTTTGGTCATAAAGGCGAAGAAATATTGGAGGCATTATCTGTAGCTGTATTAAAAATGAAAGAAGCTTATGAAGATGGACCGTTTACCTTAGTAGTAGGTGAAGAGGGTTGGAAACGTGTCAATAAAGGCATGGAAGGCTACCCACTTATTAAGCGGATTGAAAAGCTTATTGGAGGGTCGGTTGTTTATAGCTCTGTGCTGGAAGGAGCTCTGTTATTGCCTCAAGATCATGATGACTTAGAAATGCTTGTAGGCGGAGACTTCTCTATTGGCTACGAAAGTCATGATGCTCATTCGGTAACGTTGTTTGCTGCCGAATCCTTTACGTTTAGAGTCCTGGATCCGGATATTATTATCCCGTTTTCTATGTAA
- a CDS encoding encapsulin-associated ferritin-like protein has product MSNYHEPMELLDEKARNISRALNSLKEEVEAVDWYNQRVAATKDPELKEILAHNRDEEIEHACMTLEWLRRNMDAWDEELRTYLFTEKNILEAEETTEGADSVTKGGLNIGDLK; this is encoded by the coding sequence ATGTCAAACTATCATGAACCAATGGAATTATTAGACGAAAAAGCCAGAAACATTTCAAGGGCACTGAACAGCCTTAAAGAAGAGGTGGAAGCGGTAGACTGGTACAATCAACGAGTAGCAGCAACCAAAGATCCAGAGCTGAAAGAAATATTAGCGCATAACCGAGATGAGGAAATTGAGCATGCTTGCATGACGCTTGAATGGCTTCGACGAAATATGGATGCTTGGGATGAAGAATTAAGAACCTATTTATTTACAGAGAAAAATATATTGGAGGCAGAAGAAACTACTGAAGGTGCTGATTCGGTGACTAAAGGTGGTTTAAATATAGGTGACTTAAAATAG
- a CDS encoding class II SORL domain-containing protein has product MKSFGKFLQSGDWKGEKHVPVIHAPEKVESGEAFELRITVGDAIGHPNTLEHHIKWFKVFFHGEGDKFPVELANFTFDAHGELDTTTDYVGAAQVKLPKTGTIYAMSYCNIHGVWENTMDITVE; this is encoded by the coding sequence ATGAAAAGTTTTGGAAAGTTTCTTCAATCTGGAGACTGGAAAGGCGAAAAACACGTTCCAGTAATCCATGCACCGGAAAAAGTAGAAAGCGGCGAAGCCTTTGAACTGAGAATAACCGTTGGTGATGCCATTGGTCATCCAAATACATTGGAACATCATATTAAGTGGTTCAAGGTGTTTTTCCACGGAGAAGGAGATAAGTTCCCAGTAGAACTGGCAAACTTTACTTTTGACGCTCACGGCGAATTAGATACTACTACTGATTATGTTGGAGCAGCGCAGGTTAAACTGCCAAAAACTGGCACTATTTACGCCATGAGTTACTGTAATATCCATGGTGTTTGGGAAAATACCATGGATATTACAGTCGAATAA
- a CDS encoding ArsR/SmtB family transcription factor, with amino-acid sequence MITLYFATLFKALGENTRIRIVKLLSIKPMYVCELESILQISQPRISQHLRILKHADLLHAHKEGQRTIYSLNQQKFDTLGHAFQQFLTKPLEDLPEFEMEIQRIEAVSKDPAIAICKNQGKVPTTIPAKK; translated from the coding sequence GTGATCACCCTGTATTTTGCTACCCTGTTCAAAGCTTTAGGCGAAAATACACGAATCCGAATTGTAAAACTACTCTCTATTAAACCAATGTATGTCTGCGAATTAGAGTCTATCCTGCAAATCAGCCAACCTAGAATTTCTCAGCACTTAAGAATACTAAAACATGCCGACTTGCTACATGCACACAAAGAAGGACAGAGAACCATATACTCACTGAACCAGCAAAAATTCGACACATTGGGACATGCCTTTCAACAGTTTTTAACAAAACCTCTTGAAGACCTACCTGAATTCGAAATGGAAATTCAGCGGATAGAAGCAGTATCAAAAGATCCAGCTATTGCCATTTGTAAAAACCAGGGGAAAGTCCCCACCACAATACCTGCAAAAAAATAA
- a CDS encoding carboxymuconolactone decarboxylase family protein: protein MRMLAEFFPEFTEKLDEIDELYKEKRKIDEKTYQFICFALSIKARSRPCVLKHFKEALEAGATVEELSYIFALVMREAAGADDCWTHDVLGDWKEIIAGNVKCDCEK from the coding sequence ATGCGAATGTTAGCAGAGTTTTTTCCTGAATTTACAGAAAAACTGGATGAAATTGACGAGCTATATAAAGAAAAACGAAAGATTGATGAAAAAACATATCAGTTTATTTGTTTTGCACTATCGATCAAAGCAAGATCTAGGCCTTGTGTATTAAAGCATTTTAAGGAAGCTTTAGAAGCGGGTGCAACCGTAGAAGAACTATCTTATATTTTTGCGCTGGTCATGAGAGAAGCTGCAGGAGCTGATGATTGTTGGACTCATGATGTATTAGGTGACTGGAAAGAAATTATTGCCGGTAACGTTAAATGTGACTGTGAAAAATAA
- a CDS encoding permease — protein MSERKKLLGIVTVFLTVYLMPVDSPVLQGAILEAFALLNYYAREHVILCLIPAFFIAGAMSVFVSQDSVIKYFGSQAKKWVSYSVASVSGVILAVCSCTVLPLFAGIYMKGAGLGPAIAFLYSGPAINVLAITITARVLGAELGAARTIGAVLFSVVVGVLMQLIFRKEEAERNNGEENFLLEEDVEDRPLWKTILFFGSMIGFLVFANWAEPAEVDSFWGLMYQVKWIMSVIFLILVLYMTFSWFDREQRKEWIDETWGFAQKILPLLFVGILVAGILLGRPGESGLIPEEWVAGLVGGNSFGANLFASVAGAFMYFATLTEVPILEGLIGAGMGSGPSLALLLAGPALSLPNMLVIRSIIGTKKTMAFVGLVMVMATISGMIYGNVF, from the coding sequence GTGAGTGAAAGAAAAAAATTATTAGGGATCGTAACCGTTTTTTTAACAGTTTACTTGATGCCTGTAGATAGTCCAGTGCTTCAGGGCGCAATTTTAGAAGCCTTTGCTCTGCTAAACTACTACGCAAGAGAGCATGTAATCCTGTGTCTTATCCCTGCTTTTTTCATCGCTGGTGCCATGAGTGTATTTGTATCTCAAGATTCGGTGATAAAATATTTTGGTTCTCAGGCAAAAAAATGGGTTTCTTATTCCGTTGCTTCTGTATCGGGCGTTATACTGGCTGTTTGCTCCTGTACGGTATTACCTTTATTTGCGGGTATTTATATGAAAGGGGCCGGATTAGGTCCAGCGATCGCTTTTTTATATTCTGGGCCGGCAATCAATGTATTGGCTATTACCATTACAGCTCGTGTATTAGGTGCAGAACTAGGGGCAGCCAGAACGATTGGTGCTGTTCTGTTTAGTGTTGTTGTAGGTGTATTAATGCAATTAATTTTTCGCAAAGAAGAAGCTGAAAGAAATAATGGAGAAGAAAACTTTTTATTGGAAGAAGATGTAGAAGATAGGCCATTATGGAAAACCATACTCTTTTTTGGCTCCATGATTGGTTTTTTAGTATTTGCTAACTGGGCGGAACCAGCAGAAGTAGATAGCTTTTGGGGTTTGATGTATCAGGTTAAATGGATCATGTCGGTCATTTTTTTGATATTAGTTTTATACATGACATTTAGTTGGTTTGACAGGGAGCAACGAAAAGAATGGATAGATGAAACATGGGGCTTTGCACAAAAAATTTTACCCTTGCTATTTGTGGGTATTCTTGTTGCTGGAATTCTTCTGGGGAGACCTGGAGAGTCGGGGCTTATACCGGAAGAATGGGTTGCTGGATTAGTAGGTGGAAATTCCTTTGGAGCGAACCTGTTTGCTTCGGTGGCTGGAGCTTTTATGTATTTTGCTACCCTGACAGAAGTACCTATTCTGGAAGGACTTATTGGAGCTGGAATGGGTTCTGGTCCATCTTTAGCACTTTTGTTGGCGGGGCCTGCCTTATCATTGCCAAACATGCTAGTCATCAGGAGTATTATCGGTACAAAAAAAACCATGGCCTTTGTTGGATTGGTGATGGTGATGGCAACGATTAGTGGGATGATTTATGGAAATGTTTTTTAA
- a CDS encoding thioredoxin family protein yields MDIKILGTGCKKCETLEMNTRQAVEALGIQAEIEKVKDFKEIASYGVLKTPGLVVDGKALISGKVPSVDEIKNLLGN; encoded by the coding sequence ATGGATATTAAAATTTTAGGAACTGGGTGCAAAAAATGCGAAACATTAGAAATGAACACAAGACAAGCTGTGGAGGCCTTAGGGATTCAAGCTGAAATTGAGAAAGTAAAAGATTTTAAGGAAATTGCTTCTTATGGAGTATTAAAAACTCCCGGGTTAGTGGTTGATGGAAAAGCATTAATTTCAGGAAAAGTACCATCGGTAGACGAAATTAAGAACTTATTGGGAAACTAA
- a CDS encoding DUF362 domain-containing protein, giving the protein MKINEILIHHGDDMKEMAKRLLKYSKVEKEIGKDFHVGIKPNLVEAKPASTGATTHVELVETVVDFLKEIGIQKITIMEGSWVGDSTEDAFLVCGYKKLAQEKGVELIDLKTDSYETKKSHEGDLEVCKAPLKVDYLINMPVMKGHCQTGITCALKNMKGCIPDFEKRRYHQMGLHGPIAAVNTILKPDLILVDAMNGDLTYEGGGTPVPMDRIFLAKDPVLTDAWAAKTMGWSLDEIPYIRIAEKLGVGSSNIRDAVISEFGKATRKIDPTTLRGEAKDYGEFVDEGDACSACYATLLYALKRLDEEGKLVTIVENIKIGQGYKGLSFPGIGIGDCTSGCSKSLSGCPPEAGAILKFLKNEDPKAASEEE; this is encoded by the coding sequence ATGAAGATCAATGAAATTCTTATTCATCATGGTGATGATATGAAAGAAATGGCAAAACGCCTATTAAAATACTCGAAAGTAGAAAAAGAGATAGGAAAAGATTTCCACGTCGGTATTAAACCGAACCTGGTGGAAGCAAAACCAGCTTCTACTGGTGCAACAACACATGTAGAATTAGTGGAAACCGTCGTTGATTTTTTGAAGGAAATCGGTATACAAAAAATTACCATTATGGAAGGATCTTGGGTGGGTGATTCTACGGAAGATGCTTTTCTTGTGTGTGGATATAAAAAATTAGCACAAGAAAAAGGAGTAGAATTAATTGATTTAAAGACAGACAGTTATGAAACAAAAAAAAGTCATGAAGGGGATTTAGAAGTTTGTAAGGCACCCTTGAAGGTGGATTATTTAATTAACATGCCAGTGATGAAAGGTCATTGCCAGACGGGGATAACCTGTGCCTTAAAAAATATGAAAGGTTGTATTCCTGACTTTGAAAAGAGGCGTTATCATCAGATGGGATTGCATGGACCTATTGCGGCTGTGAATACAATTCTTAAACCGGATCTGATTCTGGTAGATGCGATGAACGGCGATTTAACTTATGAAGGAGGGGGGACGCCAGTGCCTATGGATCGAATTTTTTTGGCAAAAGATCCAGTACTAACAGATGCTTGGGCAGCTAAAACGATGGGATGGAGCCTTGATGAAATTCCTTATATTCGGATAGCCGAAAAGTTAGGCGTTGGTTCCAGTAACATTCGTGATGCCGTTATTTCGGAGTTTGGAAAAGCAACTCGGAAAATAGATCCTACCACCCTGCGTGGAGAAGCAAAAGACTATGGAGAATTCGTAGATGAGGGAGATGCTTGTTCAGCTTGCTATGCGACATTGCTGTATGCATTGAAAAGGTTGGATGAAGAAGGTAAGTTGGTGACTATAGTAGAAAATATTAAAATTGGACAGGGGTACAAGGGACTTTCTTTTCCAGGGATTGGGATCGGTGATTGTACTTCCGGATGCAGCAAAAGCCTTTCTGGATGCCCACCGGAAGCCGGAGCGATATTAAAATTCTTAAAAAACGAAGATCCAAAAGCTGCGTCTGAAGAAGAATAA